A single genomic interval of Agromyces cerinus harbors:
- a CDS encoding sensor histidine kinase, translated as MKRIHKERDRLLRTLAKVSGLSGAVGSFLCLLVPGASTGLELLLSAVLSAGAIVFITLYSARGAIAPALGAVACSIGLISVLGAAPTIDPAAAAAMAVTASVTAASVAIPLIVRPDGPFIVLGLVAAVLIAVGVVAITGHSMQVVAISTLMGWAANATIGIWLDRSIATASDRIHEVGRAHEAERLASELESQQRQDARVLHDTVLATLSLLAHSGVGVGAGALRQQAGDDARLLKQLRLGAPLDRGSTAVFSPESDDDSLGVTFESVRQRFARMGLDVNWHGAGRLALPRDTLDALLGALGECLENVRRHSGVSAADVTVSDDERTVRAMVTDAGSGFEPASVDGARLGYSESVVGRLSMVGGRARIFSSPGSGTTVMLEVPKP; from the coding sequence ATGAAACGCATCCACAAGGAACGCGACCGATTGCTCCGCACGCTCGCAAAGGTCTCCGGACTGAGCGGCGCGGTCGGGTCGTTCCTGTGCCTGCTCGTGCCCGGTGCCTCGACCGGCCTCGAACTCCTGCTCTCGGCGGTGCTCAGCGCCGGCGCCATCGTCTTCATCACGCTGTACTCCGCTCGCGGCGCGATCGCACCCGCCCTGGGGGCGGTCGCCTGCTCGATCGGGCTCATCAGCGTCCTCGGCGCCGCGCCCACGATCGATCCCGCCGCCGCCGCCGCGATGGCCGTCACCGCGTCGGTCACGGCCGCTTCGGTCGCGATCCCGCTCATCGTGCGTCCCGATGGGCCATTCATCGTGCTCGGCCTCGTCGCGGCCGTGCTCATCGCCGTCGGAGTCGTCGCGATCACGGGCCATTCGATGCAGGTCGTGGCCATCAGCACGCTCATGGGCTGGGCGGCCAACGCCACGATCGGCATCTGGCTCGACCGGTCGATCGCCACTGCGTCCGACCGCATCCACGAGGTCGGCCGGGCCCACGAGGCCGAGCGCCTCGCGAGCGAACTCGAATCGCAGCAGCGCCAGGACGCCCGAGTGCTGCACGACACCGTGCTCGCGACGCTGAGCCTGCTCGCCCACTCCGGCGTCGGCGTCGGCGCCGGCGCGCTTCGGCAGCAGGCCGGTGACGACGCGCGTCTGCTCAAGCAACTGCGACTCGGCGCACCCCTCGACCGGGGCTCGACCGCGGTCTTCTCGCCCGAGTCCGACGACGACAGTCTCGGCGTGACCTTCGAGTCGGTGCGCCAGCGGTTCGCCCGCATGGGCCTCGATGTGAACTGGCACGGTGCCGGCCGGCTCGCGCTGCCCCGCGACACTCTCGACGCCCTCCTCGGCGCCCTCGGCGAGTGCCTCGAGAACGTGCGCCGGCATTCCGGAGTCAGTGCGGCGGATGTCACCGTCAGCGACGACGAGCGCACGGTTCGTGCGATGGTCACCGACGCCGGTTCCGGGTTCGAACCGGCCTCGGTCGACGGCGCCAGACTCGGATACTCGGAGTCCGTCGTCGGTCGACTCAGCATGGTCGGCGGTCGGGCCCGGATCTTCTCCTCCCCCGGCTCGGGCACGACCGTGATGCTCGAGGTGCCGAAGCCATGA
- a CDS encoding ADP-dependent NAD(P)H-hydrate dehydratase: MDTWQEWTAADAAEWIVAPVADDDKYSRGVLGIVAGSPEYPGAAVLAVEAAHRAGLGMVRYTGPRAVRTAVLARRPETVTAPGRVQAWLVGSGIDMGRRSFMLLGDLQGSLASGLPVVLDAGALDLVGTHTAPTVITPHARELAALLASREIDTSIAQVRAAPAEWALRAAKDLGVAVLLKGAVTHVCDPDGVRYTVTAPTHWLASAGTGDVLGGILGALVATHHEQLATDAGVLSALAATAAWVHGEAARRATAAVDGGPITALDIAEAIPPVIGALLAP; this comes from the coding sequence ATGGACACATGGCAGGAGTGGACCGCAGCCGACGCGGCCGAATGGATCGTCGCGCCGGTCGCCGATGACGACAAGTACTCGCGCGGCGTGCTCGGCATCGTCGCCGGCTCGCCCGAGTACCCGGGCGCAGCGGTGCTCGCCGTCGAGGCCGCGCACCGTGCCGGCCTCGGCATGGTGCGCTACACCGGCCCGCGTGCGGTGCGCACGGCGGTGCTCGCACGCCGACCCGAGACCGTCACCGCGCCCGGTCGCGTTCAGGCGTGGCTGGTCGGCTCCGGCATCGACATGGGTCGGCGCTCGTTCATGCTGCTCGGCGACCTGCAGGGGTCGCTCGCGTCCGGCCTGCCGGTCGTGCTCGACGCCGGTGCGCTCGACCTCGTCGGCACGCACACGGCACCAACGGTGATCACGCCGCACGCCAGGGAGCTCGCGGCGCTGCTCGCCTCGCGCGAGATCGACACGAGCATCGCGCAGGTGCGTGCCGCCCCGGCCGAGTGGGCGCTCAGGGCGGCGAAGGACCTCGGCGTCGCCGTGCTGCTGAAGGGCGCGGTGACCCACGTCTGCGACCCCGACGGCGTGCGATACACGGTCACGGCGCCGACGCACTGGCTGGCCTCGGCCGGCACGGGCGACGTGCTCGGCGGCATCCTCGGAGCGCTCGTCGCCACGCACCACGAGCAGCTCGCGACCGACGCCGGGGTGCTGAGCGCGCTCGCGGCGACGGCCGCGTGGGTGCACGGCGAGGCGGCGAGACGTGCGACGGCCGCGGTCGACGGCGGGCCGATCACGGCGCTCGACATCGCCGAGGCGATCCCGCCGGTCATCGGCGCACTGCTCGCGCCCTGA
- the metX gene encoding homoserine O-acetyltransferase MetX: MDWQTTADAVPASIVTEARAASLAGRAPATGAWREGDAVGDRRFVNIGDVALESGRVLPSARIAYEQWGTLSPARDNAILVLHALTGDGHVVGPAGPAHPSAGWWPGIVGPGLAIDTDRWFVVAPNVLGGCQGSTGPASLAPDRAEWGIRFPFLTIRDQVRAQIAFARELGIERFAAVVGGSMGAMHVLEWAIMAPDAVERIAVLAAPAATSADQVALNSVQIEAIRTDPAFRGGAFYDAPDGDGPTRGLALARRMAMLNYRTASELNQRFARSWQSDLDPLGGDGRFAVESYLDFHGNKFTRRFDANSYIVLTQAMNSHDIGRGRGGVSAALAAIEARSLVLGIDSDRYFPLSGQEEIAAGLPGSVHGPAPVVVSSEYGHDAFLIEDDAIAAALGGLLAA, translated from the coding sequence ATGGACTGGCAGACGACGGCTGACGCGGTGCCCGCGAGCATCGTCACCGAGGCGCGCGCCGCGTCGCTGGCCGGCCGTGCCCCCGCCACCGGCGCCTGGCGCGAGGGCGACGCGGTCGGCGACCGACGGTTCGTGAACATCGGCGATGTGGCCCTCGAGTCCGGGCGGGTGCTGCCCTCCGCCCGCATCGCCTACGAGCAGTGGGGCACGCTCTCCCCCGCGCGCGACAACGCGATCCTCGTGCTGCACGCGCTGACCGGCGACGGCCACGTGGTCGGGCCGGCCGGCCCGGCGCACCCGAGTGCCGGCTGGTGGCCCGGCATCGTGGGCCCCGGCCTCGCGATCGACACCGACCGCTGGTTCGTCGTCGCGCCGAACGTGCTCGGCGGGTGCCAGGGCTCGACGGGGCCCGCCTCCCTCGCGCCCGACCGTGCCGAATGGGGCATCCGCTTCCCCTTCCTCACGATCCGCGACCAGGTGCGCGCGCAGATCGCGTTCGCCCGCGAGCTCGGCATCGAGCGCTTCGCCGCGGTCGTCGGCGGCTCGATGGGTGCCATGCACGTGCTCGAGTGGGCGATCATGGCCCCCGACGCGGTCGAGCGCATCGCGGTGCTCGCGGCCCCGGCCGCGACCTCGGCCGACCAGGTCGCCCTCAACTCGGTGCAGATCGAGGCGATCCGCACCGACCCGGCGTTCCGCGGCGGTGCGTTCTACGACGCGCCCGACGGCGACGGCCCGACCCGGGGTCTCGCGCTCGCCCGGCGCATGGCGATGCTCAACTACCGCACCGCGAGCGAACTCAACCAGCGGTTCGCCCGCAGTTGGCAGTCGGATCTCGACCCGCTCGGCGGCGACGGCCGGTTCGCCGTCGAGTCCTACCTCGACTTCCACGGCAACAAGTTCACGCGGCGCTTCGACGCCAACAGCTACATCGTGCTCACGCAGGCGATGAACTCGCACGACATCGGTCGCGGTCGCGGCGGCGTCTCGGCGGCGCTCGCAGCGATCGAGGCCCGCAGCCTCGTGCTCGGCATCGACAGCGACCGCTACTTCCCGCTGTCCGGCCAGGAGGAGATCGCCGCCGGACTGCCCGGGAGCGTGCACGGGCCGGCCCCCGTCGTCGTCTCCTCCGAGTACGGCCACGACGCGTTCCTCATCGAGGACGACGCGATCGCGGCCGCACTCGGCGGGCTGCTCGCCGCCTGA
- a CDS encoding thiamine-binding protein, with amino-acid sequence MLVAFSVAPSGTGRSDGSVHDAVAAAVRIVRESGLPNRTDSMFTTIEGEWDEVFDVVRRATEAVGEYGSRVSLVLKADIRPGYAGELEAKLERLETAMDGLDADD; translated from the coding sequence ATGCTGGTTGCATTCTCAGTCGCGCCGAGCGGCACGGGCAGAAGCGACGGTTCGGTGCACGACGCCGTCGCCGCGGCGGTGCGCATCGTGCGGGAGTCGGGACTTCCGAACCGCACCGACTCGATGTTCACGACGATCGAGGGCGAGTGGGACGAGGTCTTCGACGTCGTGCGCCGCGCGACCGAGGCCGTCGGCGAATACGGCTCTCGGGTCTCGCTCGTGCTGAAGGCCGACATCCGCCCGGGATACGCCGGCGAGCTCGAGGCCAAGCTCGAGCGACTCGAGACGGCGATGGACGGGCTCGACGCCGACGACTGA
- a CDS encoding glycosyltransferase 87 family protein, with amino-acid sequence MTDGAQREASAHRIRRFLGTRAALWTGFAIVHAALIVLNLTAPGYPLGDVTAVYRLWAENAAHGWLRMGIDAPWVYPILAFAPMAAALALGSAWYAQTWLAIVTVLNAIAFGVLIGRARLSRPRRIAAWWWLGFLALLGPIAFGRIDAITVPFAITGLLWAAGRPRVAAVLLTIGAWIKVWPAALVAALVIAARRRLEVFTVALSLSFGILAVSLLAGSGANAIGFIAEQAGRGLQIEAPLAVGWLWQIVAGSKTVRIVYDRQILTFQIDGPGADAAAALTTPLMAIGVLVVVLVGIRAVRRGAAFGRLLPPLALSFVVVLMLANKVGSPQFVTWLAAPVILGLVFRPAPFAVPAFVAASIALITHIIYPYWYGWLLIADPAFVFLLTAKSLLLVVLLVWGIRSIWQLGSPRAPRSLASGADTVSSTVDFEDH; translated from the coding sequence ATGACGGACGGGGCGCAGCGCGAGGCATCCGCTCACCGAATCCGCCGGTTCCTCGGTACTCGAGCGGCACTCTGGACGGGCTTCGCCATCGTGCACGCCGCGCTCATCGTGCTGAACCTGACGGCTCCCGGCTACCCGCTCGGCGACGTGACGGCCGTCTACCGGCTGTGGGCGGAGAACGCCGCGCACGGCTGGCTCCGCATGGGCATCGATGCGCCGTGGGTGTACCCGATCCTCGCCTTCGCGCCGATGGCCGCCGCGCTCGCGCTCGGTTCGGCGTGGTACGCGCAGACCTGGCTCGCCATCGTGACCGTGCTGAACGCCATCGCGTTCGGTGTGCTCATCGGCCGTGCGAGGCTCTCGCGCCCGCGCCGCATCGCCGCCTGGTGGTGGCTCGGCTTCCTCGCCCTGCTCGGCCCCATCGCCTTCGGCCGCATCGACGCGATCACGGTGCCGTTCGCGATCACCGGCCTGTTGTGGGCGGCCGGTCGGCCGCGTGTCGCCGCCGTGCTGCTCACGATCGGCGCCTGGATCAAGGTCTGGCCGGCGGCCCTCGTCGCCGCGCTCGTGATCGCCGCGCGCCGTCGACTCGAGGTGTTCACCGTCGCGCTGTCGCTCAGCTTCGGCATCCTCGCCGTGAGCCTCCTCGCCGGTTCGGGCGCGAACGCGATCGGCTTCATCGCCGAGCAGGCGGGGCGAGGGCTGCAGATCGAGGCGCCGCTCGCGGTCGGCTGGCTCTGGCAGATCGTCGCGGGCTCGAAGACGGTGCGCATCGTCTACGACCGCCAGATCCTCACCTTCCAGATCGATGGGCCCGGTGCGGATGCCGCGGCGGCACTGACCACGCCGCTCATGGCGATCGGGGTGCTCGTCGTCGTGCTCGTCGGCATCCGCGCCGTGCGCCGCGGGGCCGCGTTCGGGCGCCTGCTGCCGCCGCTCGCGCTGTCGTTCGTCGTGGTGCTCATGCTGGCGAACAAGGTCGGCTCGCCCCAGTTCGTCACGTGGCTCGCGGCTCCGGTGATCCTCGGACTCGTCTTCCGCCCGGCGCCGTTCGCGGTGCCGGCGTTCGTCGCCGCATCGATCGCGCTCATCACGCACATCATCTACCCGTACTGGTACGGGTGGCTCCTCATCGCCGACCCGGCCTTCGTCTTCCTGCTGACGGCCAAGTCGCTGCTGCTCGTGGTGCTGCTCGTCTGGGGCATCCGCTCGATCTGGCAGCTCGGGTCGCCGCGTGCGCCGCGGTCGCTTGCCAGCGGTGCAGACACGGTCAGCAGCACCGTCGACTTCGAGGATCACTGA
- a CDS encoding response regulator transcription factor gives MTESAPPIRLAIVDDHRMLLGALSEWIRTAAPDIELLAAVPSWSELLAHPEFPVDVVLLDLDLRDNIPISLKLSMLKSAGVQTMLMSTYSEPTVVREALGSGALGYLVKSEPVETIIEAIRAARIGESYLTPELELALTAEGTSPKLSAQERRVMALYGAGQPVKAVAFQLGISEETAKSYLKRIREKYRAAGYDVGTKVALRKRAILDGILLQSD, from the coding sequence ATGACTGAGAGCGCTCCACCGATCCGTCTGGCGATCGTCGACGACCATCGCATGCTGCTGGGGGCGCTCTCCGAGTGGATCCGCACCGCGGCACCCGACATCGAGCTGCTCGCCGCGGTGCCATCGTGGTCCGAGCTCCTCGCCCACCCCGAGTTCCCGGTCGACGTCGTCCTCCTCGATCTCGACCTGCGCGACAACATCCCGATCTCGCTGAAGCTGTCGATGCTGAAGTCAGCCGGCGTGCAGACGATGCTCATGAGCACCTACTCCGAGCCGACCGTCGTTCGCGAGGCCCTCGGTTCGGGGGCTCTGGGTTACCTCGTGAAGTCGGAGCCCGTCGAGACCATCATCGAGGCGATCCGTGCGGCGCGTATCGGCGAGTCGTACCTGACGCCCGAACTCGAACTCGCGCTCACCGCTGAGGGGACGTCGCCGAAGCTCTCGGCGCAGGAGCGCCGCGTGATGGCGCTCTATGGCGCCGGCCAGCCGGTCAAGGCCGTGGCGTTCCAGCTCGGCATCTCCGAGGAGACGGCGAAGAGCTACCTCAAGCGCATCCGTGAGAAGTACCGAGCCGCAGGGTACGACGTGGGCACCAAGGTGGCGCTCCGCAAGCGCGCCATCCTCGACGGCATCCTGCTGCAGTCCGACTGA
- a CDS encoding MFS transporter — protein MTLPNDGPTTLSPARIRFALLALALGGFGIGSTEFVAMGLLPNIALDLLPELSAQSTAAANANAGWIISAYALGVVVGAPTIAAAAARWPRKRLLLALLTAFTLGTIASAVLPSFELVLVARFISALPHGAYFGIASLVAASLMGSGKRARGVALVLSGLTIANVIGVPAITWLGQLAGWRTAYLAVAAIFALTFIAVLIAVPWQAGDPGATMKRELKAFTRAQVWFALGIGAVGFGGLFAVYSYVAPLATEVTGLPEELVPVVLIAIGVGMTIGNLAGGRLADWSVRRSMYLFFAVLAGALVLLGFTASNPFGLLAGVLLVGAAAAALSPTIQARLMDVARDSQSIAAALNHSALNIGNSLGALLGGIAIAGGLGYVAPIWIGLLLTIAGALLAVVSFALDRSRVRRGVAVPYATGAMHAVEL, from the coding sequence GTGACCCTCCCCAACGACGGGCCGACGACATTGTCGCCGGCCCGCATCCGTTTCGCGCTCCTCGCGCTCGCCCTCGGCGGCTTCGGCATCGGTTCGACCGAGTTCGTCGCCATGGGCCTGCTGCCGAACATCGCCCTCGACCTGCTGCCCGAGCTCTCAGCGCAGTCGACAGCCGCGGCGAACGCGAACGCCGGCTGGATCATCTCGGCGTACGCCCTCGGCGTCGTCGTCGGCGCGCCCACGATCGCCGCCGCCGCCGCGCGCTGGCCCCGGAAACGGCTGCTGCTCGCGCTCCTCACGGCCTTCACGCTCGGCACCATCGCCTCGGCCGTGCTGCCGAGCTTCGAGCTCGTGCTCGTCGCCCGCTTCATCTCGGCCCTGCCGCACGGCGCCTACTTCGGCATCGCCTCGCTCGTCGCCGCGAGCCTCATGGGCTCCGGCAAACGGGCGCGAGGTGTCGCCCTCGTGCTCTCGGGCCTCACGATCGCGAACGTCATCGGAGTGCCTGCGATCACCTGGCTCGGCCAACTCGCCGGGTGGCGCACCGCCTACCTCGCCGTGGCGGCGATCTTCGCCCTCACCTTCATCGCGGTGCTCATCGCGGTGCCGTGGCAGGCGGGCGACCCCGGAGCGACGATGAAGCGCGAGCTGAAGGCGTTCACCCGGGCCCAGGTGTGGTTCGCCCTCGGCATCGGCGCGGTCGGCTTCGGCGGGCTCTTCGCGGTCTACAGTTACGTCGCCCCGCTCGCCACCGAGGTGACGGGGCTGCCCGAGGAGCTCGTGCCCGTCGTGCTCATCGCGATCGGCGTCGGCATGACCATCGGAAACCTCGCGGGCGGTCGGCTCGCCGACTGGAGCGTGCGACGCTCGATGTACCTCTTCTTCGCCGTGCTCGCGGGTGCACTCGTGCTGCTCGGCTTCACCGCGTCGAACCCGTTCGGCCTGCTCGCGGGCGTGCTGCTCGTCGGCGCGGCAGCCGCTGCCCTGTCGCCGACCATCCAAGCCAGGCTCATGGATGTCGCGCGCGACAGCCAATCGATCGCCGCAGCGCTGAACCACTCCGCACTGAACATCGGCAACAGCCTCGGCGCTCTGCTCGGCGGCATCGCGATCGCCGGCGGACTCGGCTACGTCGCCCCGATCTGGATCGGGCTCCTGCTCACCATCGCCGGGGCCTTGCTCGCCGTCGTGTCGTTCGCGCTCGACCGTTCGCGCGTGCGCCGCGGGGTCGCGGTGCCGTATGCGACGGGCGCGATGCACGCCGTCGAGTTGTAA
- a CDS encoding bifunctional o-acetylhomoserine/o-acetylserine sulfhydrylase, with translation MTETADWRFETKQVHSGAAPDPVTNARATPIYQTTSYVFNSAEHAQNLFALAEFGNIYTRIQNPTQAVVEERVAALEGGTGALLVASGQSAATFAVLNIAQAGDHIVSSSSIYGGTYNLFKYTLAKLGIEATFVENQDDADEWRRAVRPNTKLFFAETIGNPKINVLDIGLVSNVAHESGVPLIVDNTIATPYLIRPFEHGADIIIHSATKFLGGHGTTIGGVIVDGGRFEWSKNVEKFPGLTEPDPSYHGASYTAAVGDGLAYIIKARVQLLRDLGAAISPNSAWLLIQGIETLSLRIERHVQNAQEIAEWLDNHPDVASVNYSGLPSSPWYAAANTYAPKGVGAVLSFELKGGVGAGRALVDNLSLFSHLANIGDVRSLVIHPASTTHSQLTPEQQLTTGVTPGLVRLSVGIENIDDLKADLEAGFAAARAATEAARV, from the coding sequence ATGACCGAGACCGCCGACTGGCGCTTCGAGACCAAGCAGGTGCACTCGGGGGCCGCTCCCGACCCCGTGACCAACGCCCGCGCCACGCCGATCTACCAGACCACGTCCTACGTGTTCAACAGCGCCGAGCACGCTCAGAACCTCTTCGCGCTCGCCGAGTTCGGCAACATCTACACGCGCATCCAGAACCCGACGCAGGCGGTCGTCGAAGAGCGCGTCGCGGCCCTCGAGGGCGGCACGGGCGCACTGCTCGTCGCCTCGGGCCAGTCGGCGGCCACCTTCGCGGTGCTGAACATCGCCCAGGCGGGCGACCACATCGTCTCGTCGTCGTCGATCTACGGCGGCACCTACAACCTCTTCAAGTACACGCTCGCCAAGCTCGGCATCGAGGCGACCTTCGTCGAGAACCAGGACGACGCCGACGAGTGGCGCCGTGCCGTGCGTCCGAACACGAAGCTCTTCTTCGCCGAGACGATCGGCAACCCGAAGATCAACGTGCTCGACATCGGCCTCGTCTCGAACGTCGCGCACGAGTCCGGCGTGCCGCTCATCGTCGACAACACGATCGCGACGCCCTACCTGATCCGTCCGTTCGAGCACGGCGCCGACATCATCATCCACTCGGCCACGAAGTTCCTCGGCGGTCACGGCACCACCATCGGCGGCGTCATCGTCGACGGCGGCAGGTTCGAGTGGTCGAAGAACGTCGAGAAGTTCCCCGGCCTGACCGAGCCCGACCCCTCGTACCACGGCGCGAGCTACACGGCAGCGGTCGGCGACGGTCTCGCGTACATCATCAAGGCGCGCGTGCAGCTGCTGCGCGACCTCGGCGCCGCGATCTCGCCGAACAGCGCATGGCTGCTCATCCAGGGCATCGAGACGCTCTCGCTCCGCATCGAGCGCCACGTGCAGAACGCCCAGGAGATCGCGGAGTGGCTCGACAACCACCCCGACGTCGCGAGCGTCAACTACTCGGGCCTGCCGTCGAGTCCCTGGTACGCCGCGGCCAACACCTACGCCCCGAAGGGCGTCGGCGCGGTGCTCTCGTTCGAGCTGAAGGGCGGGGTCGGCGCCGGCCGTGCGCTCGTCGACAACCTGTCGCTGTTCAGCCACCTCGCCAACATCGGCGATGTGCGCTCGCTCGTCATCCACCCCGCGTCGACGACCCACTCGCAGTTGACCCCCGAGCAGCAGCTCACGACCGGCGTGACGCCGGGCCTCGTGCGCCTGTCGGTCGGCATCGAGAACATCGACGACCTGAAGGCCGACCTCGAGGCGGGCTTCGCCGCCGCGCGCGCAGCCACGGAGGCCGCTCGCGTCTGA
- a CDS encoding amino acid ABC transporter ATP-binding protein, producing MNEPSASVADPVLRLRGVRRAFGDHVVLEGIDLDVSAHEVVALVGASGSGKSTLLRTINLIERVDDGEIFLRGQDVSDPRVDADGVRARIGVVFQAYNLFPHLSVLDNVTLASRLVHRVPRAEAERRGLELLASIGLADFARAFPDRLSGGQQQRAAIVRAIATGPELLLLDEVTSALDPELVGEVLALVRSLADGGTTIVMATHEMAFAREVADRVVFLDAGRIIEDAPARQFFEAPREERTREFLARFLAG from the coding sequence ATGAACGAGCCATCCGCCTCGGTCGCCGATCCGGTGCTGCGCCTCCGCGGCGTTCGCCGGGCGTTCGGCGACCACGTCGTGCTCGAGGGCATCGACCTCGACGTCTCGGCCCACGAGGTCGTCGCGCTGGTCGGGGCGAGCGGTTCGGGCAAGTCGACGCTCCTCCGCACCATCAACCTCATCGAGCGCGTCGACGACGGCGAGATCTTCCTGCGCGGGCAGGACGTCAGCGACCCGCGCGTCGACGCCGACGGCGTGCGCGCCCGCATCGGGGTCGTCTTCCAGGCCTACAACCTCTTCCCGCACCTCAGTGTGCTCGACAACGTGACGCTCGCCTCACGGCTCGTGCACCGCGTGCCCCGAGCCGAGGCCGAGCGTCGCGGGCTCGAGCTGCTCGCATCGATCGGGCTGGCCGACTTCGCGCGTGCATTCCCCGACCGGCTGTCGGGCGGCCAGCAGCAGCGCGCCGCGATCGTGCGCGCGATCGCGACCGGGCCCGAGCTGCTCCTGCTCGACGAGGTGACGAGCGCCCTCGACCCCGAGCTCGTCGGCGAGGTGCTGGCCCTCGTGCGCTCGCTCGCCGACGGCGGCACCACGATCGTGATGGCCACGCACGAGATGGCGTTCGCACGCGAGGTCGCCGACCGCGTCGTCTTCCTCGACGCCGGCCGGATCATCGAAGACGCCCCCGCGCGGCAGTTCTTCGAGGCGCCGCGCGAAGAGCGCACCCGGGAGTTCCTCGCGAGGTTCCTGGCCGGCTGA
- a CDS encoding amino acid ABC transporter permease → MTDTTDARDSAPVWQPSAIELERRAFRRRQTGRSVLVSALSTIVLAGLLAWALIGSPGWAEVQQTFFDPTVAIASLPRILEGLWLNIQVLVAASIGVVIVALLLASMRTLRGPVFFPLRALAAGYTDLFRGMPLIIVLYLIGYGVPGLDFFPRVPVAVLGTIALVLTYSAYVSEVFRSGIEAVHPSQRLAARSLGLSHGQTMRRIVLPQAFRKVTPALMNDFVAMQKDVGLISVLGAVDAVRAAQIETAHYFNFTPYVVAGLLFVLLAWPMIRLTDWLSARMRAREQVGSIV, encoded by the coding sequence GTGACCGACACGACCGACGCCCGCGATTCGGCGCCCGTGTGGCAGCCGAGCGCCATCGAGCTCGAGCGGCGTGCGTTCCGCAGACGGCAGACGGGCCGCTCGGTGCTCGTGAGCGCCCTCTCGACGATCGTGCTAGCCGGTCTGCTCGCATGGGCCCTCATCGGCTCGCCGGGGTGGGCGGAGGTGCAGCAGACCTTCTTCGACCCGACGGTCGCGATCGCATCGCTCCCCCGCATCCTCGAGGGCCTCTGGCTGAACATCCAGGTGCTCGTGGCCGCGAGCATCGGCGTCGTGATCGTCGCCCTGCTGCTGGCCTCGATGCGCACGCTCCGCGGCCCGGTGTTCTTCCCGCTGCGGGCGCTCGCAGCCGGCTACACCGACCTCTTCCGCGGGATGCCGCTCATCATCGTGCTCTACCTCATCGGCTACGGCGTGCCGGGGCTCGACTTCTTCCCTCGCGTGCCCGTCGCGGTCCTCGGCACGATCGCCCTCGTCCTCACCTACTCGGCGTACGTCTCCGAGGTGTTCCGTTCCGGCATCGAGGCCGTGCACCCCTCGCAGCGGCTCGCCGCCCGGTCGCTGGGTCTCAGCCACGGGCAGACCATGCGACGCATCGTGCTGCCGCAGGCGTTCCGCAAGGTGACGCCTGCCCTCATGAACGATTTCGTCGCCATGCAGAAGGACGTCGGCCTCATCTCGGTGCTCGGGGCCGTCGACGCCGTGCGAGCGGCGCAGATCGAGACGGCGCACTACTTCAACTTCACTCCCTACGTCGTGGCGGGCCTTCTCTTCGTGCTGCTCGCCTGGCCGATGATCCGGCTCACCGATTGGCTGTCGGCGCGCATGCGGGCGCGCGAGCAGGTCGGGAGCATCGTATGA
- a CDS encoding ABC transporter substrate-binding protein, producing MTRRTLTAIIIAATATLALAGCSGGSGDASGGDYVTEGKLTIATGEPAYYPWVLDDDPESGEGFEAAVAYAVADELGFAADDVVWVRSTFEQAIAPGPKDFDINLQQFSITDEREQNVDFSSPYYETTQVVITVDSSPAASATSIADLKDLLVGAQTGTTSFDAVEEVIAPTAGAQVFNTNDDAKLALQSGTVDAIVVDLPTAFYLTGVELDGGKIIGQLPATAGGGDAFGLVLAKESPLTADVTAAVDALRERGTLDELAAEWLGGEGGAPVLE from the coding sequence ATGACCCGACGCACGCTCACCGCGATCATCATCGCGGCAACCGCGACCCTCGCCCTCGCCGGGTGCTCCGGCGGCTCGGGCGATGCCTCGGGCGGCGACTACGTGACCGAGGGCAAGCTCACGATCGCGACCGGTGAGCCGGCGTACTACCCGTGGGTGCTCGACGACGACCCCGAGTCGGGCGAGGGCTTCGAAGCCGCCGTCGCCTACGCCGTGGCCGACGAGCTCGGCTTCGCGGCCGACGACGTCGTCTGGGTGCGCTCGACCTTCGAGCAGGCCATCGCGCCCGGGCCGAAGGACTTCGACATCAACCTGCAGCAGTTCTCGATCACCGACGAGCGCGAGCAGAACGTCGACTTCTCGTCGCCCTACTACGAGACCACGCAGGTCGTCATCACGGTCGACTCCTCGCCGGCGGCCTCGGCCACCTCGATCGCCGACCTGAAAGACCTCCTCGTCGGAGCGCAGACGGGCACCACGAGCTTCGACGCCGTCGAAGAGGTCATCGCACCGACCGCCGGCGCCCAGGTCTTCAACACCAACGACGACGCCAAGCTCGCCCTGCAGAGCGGCACGGTCGACGCGATCGTCGTCGACCTGCCGACGGCGTTCTACCTCACGGGCGTCGAACTCGACGGCGGCAAGATCATCGGCCAGCTTCCGGCGACCGCCGGTGGCGGCGACGCTTTCGGTCTCGTGCTCGCCAAGGAGTCCCCGCTCACGGCCGACGTCACGGCGGCCGTCGATGCGCTTCGCGAGCGCGGCACCCTCGACGAACTCGCCGCCGAATGGCTGGGCGGCGAGGGCGGCGCGCCCGTCCTCGAGTGA